One part of the Dioscorea cayenensis subsp. rotundata cultivar TDr96_F1 chromosome 2, TDr96_F1_v2_PseudoChromosome.rev07_lg8_w22 25.fasta, whole genome shotgun sequence genome encodes these proteins:
- the LOC120279085 gene encoding transcription factor bHLH18-like encodes MDERITEYCNSKRSKEFEVMDTGSGHHLLQPIEEERKGSDKNISSCSSSLRFISFGNFPISSSSDHINGFEETVDKMDELETLGSQSAKFYYETSSSSSSRRSESKPPPPPSSSSSSHDHVFAERKRREKLSKLFLNLSTTIPANKKSDKDSLLGNTVNYIKELQSKVKALEQAIETPTESALLVNKKPPLMDMNENSMFLNESSSRSEQVPLKIEAKLNGKSVILNIQCENHKGLIVKAMLEIEKLPMTITNTSILPFGDSLLDIVIMAQVDDGVSVMVKDLVENLNSTFCQILWRCS; translated from the exons ATGGATGAAAGAATCACAGAATATTGCAACAGCAAAAGGAGC AAAGAGTTTGAAGTGATGGACACTGGATCAGGTCATCATTTATTACAACCT attgaagaagaaagaaaaggctCCGATAAAAATATATCGTCATGTTCTTCGTCTTTGAGATTTATCTCATTTGGTAATTTTCCAATTAGTTCATCAAGTGATCACATTAATGGTTTTGAAGAAACTGTGGACAAGATGGATGAGTTAGAGACTTTAGGTTCTCAGAGTGCAAAGTTTTACTATGAgacatcatcatcttcaagttCAAGAAGATCAGAGAGCaaacctcctcctcctccttcttcttcatcatcttctcatGATCATGTTTTTGCTGAGAGGAAGAGGAGAGAAAAGCTTTCTAAGCTTTTCCTCAATCTATCAACAACCATCCCTGCCAACAAGAAG AGTGACAAGGATAGCCTTCTTGGAAACACTGTAAATTACATCAAAGAACTCCAATCAAAGGTGAAGGCTTTAGAACAAGCCATTGAAACACCTACTGAATCAGCTCTTCTTGTTAATAAGAAACCTCCATTGATGGACATGAATGAGAATTCCATGTTCTTAAATGAAAGCTCCTCAAGATCAGAACAAGTTCCTCTTAAGATTGAAGCCAAGCTCAATGGGAAGAGTGTTATACTAAACATACAGTGTGAGAACCACAAAGGACTAATTGTGAAGGCAATGTTAGAGATTGAGAAGCTTCCCATGACCATCACCAACACTAGCATCCTACCATTCGGTGATTCATTGCTTGATATTGTTATTATGGCTCAA GTTGATGATGGAGTCTCTGTTATGGTGAAGGATCTTGTGGAGAACCTAAACTCAACATTTTGCCAAATCTTATGGAGATGTAGCTGA
- the LOC120279059 gene encoding scopoletin glucosyltransferase-like, translated as MIPMLETARLFSENSVKTSIVTTPANANLINPLLHHHPSISLHLIPFPSTTFQPPFRLRKPHTSSLSTLANNFFSAVFSLRDPLSHLLSSLHPDAIISDALYTWTTELAGEVSIPSGYFPGHQSFPLSAANDLDLHRPYNSISDDSELFLDPRLSPHRPLDPFSTPGSLQLPPHARLAREAELSAMQSSSTLSPLLSLTTPFTTPTSLHVKSSSLAPSPSPASRRRRRRKQSHAWNG; from the coding sequence ATGATCCCAATGCTTGAAACCGCCCGTCTCTTCTCCGAAAACAGCGTCAAGACCTCCATTGTCACCACCCCGGCCAACGCCAACCTCATCAACCCTCTACTTCACCACCATCCCTCCATCTCCCTCCATCTCATCCCCTTCCCTTCCACCACCTTCCAACCTCCCTTCCGGCTGCGAAAACCTCACACGTCCTCCCTCTCCACCCTCGCCAACAACTTCTTCTCCGCCGTCTTCTCCCTCCGTGACCCTCTCTCCCACCTTCTCTCCTCTCTCCACCCAGACGCCATCATCTCCGACGCTCTCTACACTTGGACAACTGAACTCGCCGGCGAGGTTTCCATCCCCTCAGGTTATTTTCCAGGTCACCAGTCTTTTCCTCTCTCCGCCGCCAATGATCTCGACCTCCACCGCCCGTACAACTCCATCTCCGACGACTCTGAGCTTTTTCTCGATCCCCGGCTTTCCCCACACCGTCCACTTGACCCGTTCTCAACTCCCGGAAGTCTTCAGCTTCCTCCCCATGCTCGGCTGGCTCGAGAAGCCGAGCTTTCAGCCATGCAGTCATCGTCAACTCTTTCTCCGCTCTTGAGCCTGACTACGCCGTTCACTACTCCAACGTCGCTCCACGTGAAGTCTTCCTCCTTGGCCCCGTCGCCATCGCCGGCCAGccggagaagaaggagaagaaagcaGAGCCATGCTTGGAATGGTTAG
- the LOC120279068 gene encoding UDP-glucose flavonoid 3-O-glucosyltransferase 7-like, with protein sequence MDSGEALHVLFFPFLTRSHMIPMLETARLFSENGIKTSIVTTPANADLIKPLLHHHPSISLHLIPFPSTTFNLPSGCENLTAVPVHLTTDFFSAAFNLRDPFSHLLSSLRPDAIISDAIYTWTTELAGEFHIPRVIFQVTGLFPLSATNDLDLHLHHPSYKSISDDSELFSIPGFPHTVHLTRSQLPEVFAFPPMLGWQREAELSSHAVIVNSFSALEPDYAVHYSNVAPREVFLLGPVAIAGQPEKKEKKAEPCLEWLDEKDDGSVVYVGFGTLSRFTAEQIKELAFGLENSGEGFVWAVGSGEAVEWIPDGFEKRVQGRGLVVKGWAPQTEILNHRAVGGSVCHCGWNSVMEAVVAGLPVITWPLYYEQFLVEKWICEGGEDGDSGVGKGLRV encoded by the coding sequence ATGGATTCCGGCGAAGCACTGCACGTCCTCTTCTTCCCCTTCTTAACACGTAGCCACATGATCCCAATGCTTGAAACCGCCCGTCTCTTCTCCGAAAACGGCATCAAGACCTCCATTGTCACCACCCCGGCCAACGCCGACCTCATCAAACCTCTACTTCACCACCATCCCTCCATCTCCCTCCATCTCATCCCCTTTCCTTCCACCACCTTCAACCTCCCTTCCGGCTGCGAAAATCTCACCGCCGTCCCTGTCCACCTCACCACCGACTTCTTCTCCGCCGCCTTCAACCTCCGTGACCCTTTCTCCCACCTTCTCTCCTCTCTCCGCCCTGACGCCATCATCTCCGACGCTATCTACACTTGGACAACTGAACTCGCCGGCGAGTTCCACATCCCTCGGGTTATTTTCCAGGTCACCGGTCTTTTCCCTCTCTCCGCCACCAATGATCTCgacctccacctccaccacccGTCGTACAAGTCCATCTCCGACGACTCTGAGCTTTTCTCGATCCCCGGCTTTCCCCACACCGTCCACTTGACCCGTTCTCAACTCCCGGAAGTCTTCGCCTTCCCTCCCATGCTCGGCTGGCAACGAGAAGCCGAGCTTTCCAGCCATGCAGTCATCGTCAACTCCTTCTCCGCTCTTGAGCCTGACTACGCCGTTCACTACTCCAACGTCGCTCCACGTGAAGTCTTCCTCCTTGGCCCCGTCGCCATCGCCGGCCAGccggagaagaaggagaagaaagcaGAGCCATGCTTGGAATGGTTAGACGAGAAGGATGATGGTTCAGTCGTGTACGTTGGGTTCGGGACGTTGAGCCGGTTCACGGCGGAGCAGATAAAGGAACTGGCTTTCGGGTTGGAGAACTCCGGCGAGGGGTTTGTTTGGGCGGTCGGGTCCGGCGAGGCGGTGGAGTGGATTCCGGATGGGTTTGAGAAGAGAGTTCAGGGACGAGGGTTGGTGGTGAAAGGGTGGGCACCGCAAACGGAGATCTTGAACCACCGTGCTGTCGGTGGGTCTGTTTGTCACTGTGGATGGAACTCGGTCATGGAGGCGGTGGTCGCCGGCTTGCCGGTGATCACTTGGCCGTTGTATTATGAGCAGTTTTTGGTTGAGAAGTGGATTTGTGAGGGTGGTGAAGATGGGGATTCCGGCGTGGGGAAGGGTTTAAGAGTGTGA
- the LOC120275886 gene encoding serine carboxypeptidase-like 18, with protein MASCPLRLQRLCQLLLLLWPLFISASIVTHLPGFHGPLSFHLDTGYVGVDEVQLFYYFIESEGNPAQDPLLLWLTGGPGCSGFSALVFENGPLKFRTVEYSNGSLPTLIYHPFSWTKVSNMIFLDSPVGTGCSFSNTPETYIDGDVTSSLRVHKFIRKWLIDHPKFLSNPLYVGGDSYAGKVVPFITHLISQEIESGAQPLLNLKGYLIGNPVTGEVIDKNTRVPYAHNMGIISDELYKSTTQSCEGEDYENPTKAQCAKKLQVVEKYFDEIDIYHILEPKCPETLPKPKNLSGERRFLKDGHKKLIMPPDVPPLYCRSYGYYLSGIWANDDVVRDALHIQKGTVPEWILCNQNLQYTKDLPSNVKYQHKLTSQGYRALVYSGDHDLAVPHIGTQTWIRSLNYSITDDWRSWFFGGQVAGYTRTYANNLTFATIKGAGHTGPEYKPRESLAMVKRWLSNQPL; from the exons ATGGCTTCTTGTCCTCTTCGTCTCCAACGACTGTGTCAGCTACTACTGCTCTTATGGCCACTGTTCATCTCTGCTTCCATTGTTACTCATCTTCCTGGCTTTCATGGTCCACTTTCCTTCCACCTTGACACTGG ATATGTTGGTGTGGATGAAGTGCAactattttattacttcatagAGTCTGAGGGAAATCCAGCCCAAGACCCTCTGCTTCTTTGGCTCACTGGTGGCCCTGGTTGCTCTGGTTTCAGTGCCCTCGTCTTTGaaaatg GTCCTCTGAAGTTCAGGACTGTGGAGTATTCTAATGGTAGCTTGCCAACACTTATATATCATCCTTTTTCTTGGACTAAG GTCTCAAATATGATCTTCTTAGATTCTCCTGTTGGAACTGGATGCTCATTCTCAAATACTCCAGAGACATATATTGATGGTGATGTCACTTCATCCTTGAGAGTTCACAAGTTTATCAGAAAG TGGCTGATTGATCACCCAAAATTCCTATCCAATCCTCTGTATGTTGGTGGTGATTCATATGCTGGCAAGGTTGTTCCATTTATCACTCACCTGATATCACAAG AAATAGAATCTGGGGCTCAGCCTCTTCTGAATCTaaag GGATATTTGATTGGCAACCCAGTTACTGGGGAAGTCATCGATAAGAATACTCGGGTTCCATATGCTCATAATATGGGCATAATTTCTGATGAGCTTTACAAG TCCACAACTCAATCTTGTGAAGGAGAGGATTATGAAAATCCTACAAAGGCTCAATGTGCTAAGAAGcttcaagttgtggaaaag TACTTTGATGAAATCGACATTTATCACATTTTGGAGCCAAAGTGTCCAGAAACATTACCGAAACCAAAGAATTTGAGTGGAGAAAGGCGATTTCTTAAAGATGGGCACAAAAAGTTAATCATGCCACCAGATGTTCCTCCTCTCTATTGCAGA TCATATGGTTACTATTTATCTGGCATTTGGGCAAACGACGATGTTGTGAGGGATGCTCTCCACATCCAAAAG GGAACTGTCCCAGAATGGATCCTATGCAATCAAAATTTGCAGTATACCAAAGATCTTCCGAGCAATGTAAAATACCAACACAAGCTCACAAGCCAAGGTTATCGAGCTCTTGTTTACAG tGGGGATCATGATCTGGCGGTACCACATATAGGAACTCAGACATGGATAAGATCTCTAAACTACTCCATCACCGATGACTGGAGATCTTGGTTCTTTGGTGGGCAAGTAGCAGG ATACACAAGAACATATGCCAACAATCTTACATTTGCTACTATAAAG GGTGCTGGTCACACAGGTCCGGAGTACAAGCCAAGGGAAAGTCTAGCTATGGTTAAGAGATGGCTTTCAAATCAACCACTCTAA
- the LOC120278313 gene encoding transcription factor bHLH25-like — protein MDMSSTRWISEMGIDDVSFMDQWDMGSLDQFILQPYDQQETLQCPPPLMNTMSNTLSYSSMALEKPKKMPRTGSWSSTQAQPPDASPTSILSFGSSDSPVNHSNMYEEFLIEDVKPKDLRFLIPKGSKRSHEIMVEQGVKKTVAGARPPSYQDHIIAERKRREKLSQRFIALSAMIPNLKKMDKASVLGDAIRYVKQLQENVKTLEEQVVMKKVESAVLGQTNPNGDDNSSQVNPNIEVKQTEKTILIKIQCENRKGMITKALFEIENLNLSITNTSSMSFPSSSLDITVLANIEEGFSMTVEEVVKKLSIAL, from the exons ATGGATATGTCATCAACAAGATGGATTTCAGAAATG GGAATTGATGATGTTAGTTTCATGGATCAATGGGACATGGGATCATTAGATCAGTTCATTTTACAACCATATGATCAACAAGAGACATTGCAATGTCCTCCTCCATTGATGAACACCATGTCAAACACCTTGAGTTACTCATCAATGGCTTTAGAGAAGCCGAAGAAGATGCCGAGGACCGGAAGTTGGAGCTCAACACAAGCACAACCACCGGATGCTTCTCCGACGAGCATTCTTTCGTTCGGTAGCTCAGATTCTCCAGTGAATCATTCTAATATGTACGAAGAGTTCTTGATTGAAGATGTCAAGCCAAAGGACTTGAGGTTTCTCATCCCAAAGGGTTCGAAAAGAAGTCATGAAATCATGGTTGAGCAAGGAGTCAAGAAGACTGTCGCCGGAGCTAGGCCGCCATCTTATCAAGATCATATAATCGCTGAGAGGAAACGGCGAGAGAAGCTTAGCCAaagattcattgctttatcaGCAATGATCCCTAACTTGAAGaag ATGGACAAAGCTTCGGTTCTTGGAGATGCAATTAGATATGTGAAACAGCTTCAAGAAAATGTGAAGACACTTGAAGAACAAGTGGTGATGAAGAAAGTGGAAAGTGCTGTTCTTGGACAAACAAATCCTAATGGTGATGACAATTCAAGCCAAGTGAATCCTAATATTGAAGTAAAGCAAACAGAGAAGACAATTCTTATAAAGATACAATGCGAGAACCGAAAGGGAATGATCACGAAAGCACTCTTCGAGATCGAAAACCTCAATCTATCAATCACCAACACAAGTTCGATGTCGTTTCCTTCGTCGTCTCTAGACATTACCGTCTTAGCTAAT ATTGAAGAGGGATTCTCAATGACAGTGGAGGAAGTTGTGAAGAAGCTAAGCATAGCTCTCTAA